One region of Cumulibacter soli genomic DNA includes:
- a CDS encoding ABC transporter ATP-binding protein: MLSINDVSVRYGRSVQALRNVSFDVPEGEVVCVLGGNGAGKSTLLRAISATLKLHRGTITSGSVSFDGQRIDRMDPARIVEHQVIQVPEGRQIFGRMSVDENLRAGGLTANPKRRDTARDRVYSLFPRLQERSKQPAGLLSGGEQQMLAIGRAMMTEPKVLLLDEPSLGLAPQLITRIGQIVTMINEEYGTSILLVEQNAAMALRVSHRAVVLEVGHLALQGKSADLANSEDVQQLYLGGHGSSEETEAAEQRIKNRPPRRKLGVWAG; the protein is encoded by the coding sequence GTGCTAAGCATCAATGACGTCTCCGTGCGCTACGGCAGGTCAGTCCAGGCCCTGCGCAACGTGAGTTTCGACGTGCCCGAGGGCGAGGTGGTCTGTGTTCTCGGCGGAAACGGAGCTGGCAAGTCAACGTTGCTGCGCGCTATCTCGGCGACGCTGAAGTTGCACCGCGGCACGATCACCTCGGGCAGCGTCTCGTTCGACGGCCAACGGATCGATCGCATGGATCCCGCCCGTATCGTCGAGCACCAGGTTATTCAGGTCCCCGAGGGCCGTCAGATCTTCGGGCGCATGAGCGTCGACGAGAACCTCCGAGCCGGCGGTCTGACCGCGAATCCAAAACGCCGCGATACGGCCCGCGACCGGGTCTACTCGCTGTTCCCCCGCCTTCAGGAGCGTTCCAAGCAGCCAGCTGGCCTGCTGTCCGGCGGTGAGCAGCAGATGCTCGCCATCGGTCGCGCGATGATGACCGAGCCCAAGGTGCTGCTGCTCGATGAGCCCTCGCTGGGTCTGGCCCCGCAGCTGATCACCCGGATCGGACAGATCGTCACGATGATCAACGAGGAGTACGGCACATCGATCCTGCTCGTGGAGCAGAACGCGGCGATGGCGCTACGCGTCTCGCACCGGGCCGTCGTACTCGAGGTCGGCCACCTCGCGCTGCAGGGCAAGTCTGCCGACCTGGCTAATTCAGAAGACGTCCAGCAGCTGTATCTGGGCGGGCACGGCAGCAGCGAGGAGACCGAAGCTGCCGAGCAGCGCATCAAGAACCGGCCGCCTCGCCGCAAGCTCGGGGTGTGGGCCGGATGA
- a CDS encoding putative leader peptide gives MTFEYAFSRRHVDLLRVSSALCC, from the coding sequence GTGACTTTCGAGTATGCGTTCAGCCGTCGTCACGTGGACCTACTGCGGGTGAGCAGCGCTCTCTGTTGCTAG
- a CDS encoding branched-chain amino acid ABC transporter permease, with the protein MSTFLQVLITGLGRGAVYALLALGFVLIYKATEVINFAHASLALVGGYMVFVLEPHIGWFPAAIGGILCAGVLALIIERVLINNAKLAAHDSLAIMTIGLDTILFTEIIRRLGVSDNPNLFPSISPIKIGAVSIQGIYLASIITALILIGVFITIFRKTNWGTSMRAQSENKEAASLMGIRSGRVTASAWFIGGMLAGVAVLFVASPSFAGSGLSATTHSILLVAFPAVVIGGLSSIEGSIVGGVIVGLTNSFGEFYVDKLFATVAVYVVMVLVLFFKPSGLFGKVEQRRV; encoded by the coding sequence ATGAGCACATTCCTTCAGGTCCTCATCACCGGCCTCGGCCGCGGCGCGGTGTACGCGCTGCTCGCGCTGGGCTTCGTGTTGATCTACAAGGCCACCGAGGTCATCAACTTCGCGCACGCCTCCCTCGCCCTCGTCGGCGGATACATGGTGTTCGTGCTCGAACCGCACATCGGCTGGTTCCCGGCCGCTATCGGCGGCATCCTGTGCGCCGGCGTACTGGCGCTGATCATCGAGCGCGTTCTCATCAATAACGCCAAACTGGCCGCACACGACTCGTTAGCGATTATGACGATCGGTCTGGATACGATCTTGTTCACCGAGATCATCCGGCGACTAGGCGTGTCGGATAATCCGAACCTGTTCCCATCAATCTCCCCGATCAAGATCGGCGCCGTGAGCATCCAGGGCATCTACCTGGCGAGCATCATCACCGCGTTGATTCTGATCGGTGTCTTCATCACGATCTTCCGCAAGACCAACTGGGGCACGTCGATGCGCGCCCAGTCGGAAAACAAGGAAGCAGCTTCGTTGATGGGTATCCGCTCGGGTCGCGTGACGGCGTCGGCCTGGTTTATCGGCGGCATGCTGGCCGGCGTCGCGGTGCTCTTCGTCGCGTCGCCGTCCTTCGCAGGATCCGGCCTTTCAGCCACGACACACTCGATCCTGCTCGTCGCATTCCCCGCCGTCGTCATCGGTGGTTTGAGCTCGATCGAGGGCTCCATCGTCGGCGGTGTGATCGTGGGCCTGACCAACTCGTTCGGCGAGTTCTACGTCGACAAGTTGTTCGCGACCGTTGCCGTGTACGTCGTGATGGTCCTCGTTTTGTTCTTCAAGCCCTCTGGCCTCTTCGGAAAGGTGGAGCAGCGTCGTGTCTGA
- a CDS encoding branched-chain amino acid ABC transporter permease has protein sequence MSDTNTATPDLGDLSSDEDVKKLVAPSTWRRWRLPIGMLIYAIVMFMAPLYLLPADLSNGQAVMAAAVGGFGLTMLLGQAGLLSLANAAFMLIGAISYTVFAAESDYMVNTDGVEELQHFGFGLPPIVALILAILVGGIVGALFAPISSRVKGIYLGLASISLVYIMFFVSKKLPSLAGHASGRAVPDFNLFGFSVNPAEGVPDLFVMNVEIGRSERLWWLYAILMGIAYVLARGAINGRIGRAWRAVRDNDAMATVMGVNVPRTRMMAFVISSSYAALAGVMSVWQLQLLTPDESAEQGKFSLLTSISYLALVVIGGMGSLLGAVIGAFIVFGMPPILNAMMQSGGAAATSGTAFSPTVIATFIYGALIVLIIMFEPRGFAGIGDRLLGLFSKKPSRAATGSAQDDANASNGAATSSNAANSNGGSNDAPPDGREP, from the coding sequence GTGTCTGATACCAATACCGCGACTCCCGACCTGGGCGACCTGTCCTCCGATGAGGACGTCAAGAAGCTCGTAGCACCATCCACCTGGCGGCGTTGGCGACTGCCAATCGGCATGCTGATCTACGCGATCGTCATGTTCATGGCGCCGCTATACCTATTGCCCGCTGACCTGTCGAACGGCCAGGCGGTCATGGCGGCCGCAGTCGGCGGCTTCGGTCTGACCATGTTGCTCGGCCAGGCCGGTCTGCTGTCGCTGGCCAACGCCGCGTTCATGCTGATCGGCGCGATCTCCTACACGGTGTTCGCGGCCGAGTCCGATTACATGGTGAACACCGACGGCGTCGAGGAACTTCAGCACTTCGGGTTCGGCCTCCCGCCGATTGTTGCGCTAATTCTGGCCATCCTCGTCGGCGGCATCGTCGGAGCGCTGTTCGCGCCGATTTCTAGCCGCGTGAAGGGCATTTACCTCGGTCTGGCGTCCATCTCGCTGGTCTACATCATGTTCTTCGTGTCGAAGAAGCTGCCGTCGCTGGCTGGGCACGCCTCTGGTCGCGCGGTACCGGACTTCAACTTGTTCGGCTTCAGCGTGAACCCGGCCGAGGGTGTACCAGACCTGTTCGTCATGAACGTCGAGATCGGTCGGTCCGAACGGCTGTGGTGGCTGTACGCGATCCTGATGGGTATCGCTTACGTGCTCGCTCGCGGCGCGATCAACGGCCGAATCGGTCGTGCGTGGCGCGCGGTTCGCGATAACGACGCGATGGCCACGGTGATGGGCGTGAACGTCCCGCGCACCCGCATGATGGCGTTCGTTATCTCCTCGTCGTACGCCGCACTCGCTGGCGTCATGTCGGTCTGGCAGCTGCAGCTGCTGACCCCCGACGAATCCGCTGAGCAAGGAAAGTTCTCACTACTGACGTCGATCTCGTACCTCGCGCTGGTCGTGATCGGCGGTATGGGCTCACTGCTCGGCGCGGTCATCGGTGCGTTCATCGTCTTCGGCATGCCGCCGATTCTGAATGCCATGATGCAGAGTGGCGGCGCAGCCGCGACCAGCGGTACGGCGTTCTCCCCGACGGTCATTGCGACGTTCATCTACGGTGCATTGATCGTGTTGATCATCATGTTCGAACCTCGAGGGTTCGCCGGTATAGGCGACCGATTACTGGGCCTCTTCTCCAAGAAGCCCTCGCGTGCGGCTACCGGCTCCGCTCAGGACGACGCGAACGCGTCAAACGGTGCGGCGACGTCGAGCAACGCCGCGAACTCGAATGGCGGGTCGAATGACGCTCCACCGGATGGACGAGAACCGTAA
- a CDS encoding ABC transporter ATP-binding protein: protein MTEKEPMSAQSQLDPTISSATREATKALGVPPLVVDDVSVHFGGIVALDHASFTIQPGTIHALIGPNGAGKSTCFNAITGVYKVKTGSVKFGEHTLTGLHPSKIAGVGIGRAFQNLSLSPTSTVLDNVMLGRYHLTKGGFFSSALRLPWTMKEERRHKERAAAICEFLGIADHLDDAAGVLSYGNQKRVDIARALATEPKLLMLDEPAAGMNSSETAELADLIEDVRDEIGVSIMLVEHDMSLVMGVADHITVLDFGKRIADGVPSEVQNDPAVIRAYLGAEEDEVDSTETDDVNLSATLEGEADR, encoded by the coding sequence ATGACCGAGAAAGAACCCATGTCAGCACAGAGCCAGCTCGATCCGACGATCAGCAGCGCAACGCGCGAGGCCACCAAGGCCCTCGGCGTACCGCCGCTGGTGGTCGACGACGTCAGCGTGCACTTCGGCGGTATCGTCGCCCTCGATCACGCCAGTTTCACCATCCAGCCAGGCACCATTCACGCGCTCATCGGCCCGAACGGCGCCGGCAAGTCGACCTGCTTCAACGCGATTACCGGCGTGTACAAGGTCAAGACCGGCAGCGTGAAGTTCGGCGAGCACACCCTTACCGGGTTGCACCCGAGCAAGATCGCCGGCGTCGGAATCGGGCGCGCCTTCCAAAACCTCTCGCTGTCGCCCACCTCCACGGTGCTCGACAACGTGATGCTCGGGCGCTACCACCTGACGAAGGGCGGATTCTTCTCATCCGCGCTACGGCTGCCGTGGACCATGAAGGAAGAGCGGCGACATAAAGAACGCGCCGCCGCAATCTGCGAGTTCCTCGGCATTGCCGACCACCTCGATGATGCCGCCGGCGTGCTCTCGTACGGCAACCAGAAGCGTGTCGATATCGCGCGCGCGTTGGCTACCGAGCCGAAGTTGCTGATGCTGGACGAGCCCGCCGCGGGTATGAACAGTTCGGAGACCGCCGAACTCGCCGACCTCATCGAGGACGTCCGCGACGAAATCGGCGTCTCGATCATGCTCGTGGAACACGACATGAGCCTCGTCATGGGCGTCGCCGACCACATCACGGTCCTTGACTTCGGCAAGCGCATCGCGGACGGCGTCCCCTCGGAAGTCCAGAACGACCCAGCCGTTATCCGCGCGTACCTCGGTGCCGAGGAGGACGAGGTCGACTCCACAGAAACGGATGACGTGAACCTTTCTGCCACCCTCGAAGGCGAGGCTGACCGATGA
- a CDS encoding ABC transporter substrate-binding protein: MQKKITVAAAGITALALTITGCSTKASDDNGGGGNGGSGDVKADIGVTDDTITLGSLADHSGVFKVLSLAFTAGQNIWADDVNDEGGICGRQIEILEKDTGYEVDNAVPLYEEIKPDAVGIIQMVGSPILAALKTRVIQDKMIVSPGSWASVNLDAPEVMMVGQTYDVEMINGLTWLMDEGKIAEGDKIGHIYTDSEYGQNGLMGSKYFAKEHGLDIVEAPIGGTDTDMTATVTKMKSQGVTAIAITTPPAAVSSTAVQNVAQNLNVPIIGSNPTFSPTMFDDETVTEGLKHYHLISSVAPFGADNPLAEHVAEKYAEMTDEDPNIGVMQQYVTSLAWQAVLEQACEDGDLTRDGLLAAKDKVDQVDSQGLGGALDFTVPGAPSSRETYILAADPEAPDGLSVAADLFSSEDAQAYVAPHQK; the protein is encoded by the coding sequence ATGCAGAAGAAGATCACTGTCGCGGCAGCAGGCATCACGGCGCTCGCGCTGACCATCACCGGTTGCTCGACCAAAGCCAGCGACGACAACGGCGGCGGTGGTAACGGCGGCAGCGGCGACGTCAAGGCCGACATCGGCGTCACCGACGACACCATCACGCTCGGCTCGCTGGCCGATCATTCCGGTGTTTTCAAGGTGCTCTCTCTGGCGTTCACCGCCGGTCAGAACATTTGGGCTGATGACGTCAATGACGAGGGCGGAATCTGCGGACGCCAGATCGAGATCCTGGAGAAGGACACCGGCTACGAGGTCGACAATGCCGTGCCGCTGTATGAAGAGATCAAGCCGGACGCAGTCGGCATCATCCAGATGGTTGGCTCGCCGATCCTCGCCGCGCTCAAGACTCGAGTCATCCAGGACAAGATGATCGTTTCCCCCGGATCGTGGGCGTCGGTGAACCTGGATGCCCCCGAGGTCATGATGGTTGGCCAGACCTACGACGTCGAAATGATCAACGGACTCACCTGGCTGATGGACGAGGGCAAGATCGCCGAAGGCGACAAGATCGGCCACATCTATACCGATTCCGAGTACGGGCAGAACGGCCTGATGGGCTCGAAGTACTTCGCCAAGGAGCACGGCCTGGACATCGTCGAGGCACCGATCGGTGGCACTGACACCGACATGACCGCGACCGTCACGAAGATGAAGTCCCAGGGCGTGACCGCGATCGCGATCACCACGCCCCCGGCCGCGGTGTCCTCGACCGCCGTACAGAACGTGGCACAGAATCTCAACGTGCCGATCATCGGTAGCAACCCGACCTTCTCGCCGACCATGTTCGACGATGAGACGGTGACCGAAGGCCTGAAGCACTACCATCTGATCTCCTCGGTCGCACCGTTCGGCGCCGACAATCCGCTGGCGGAGCACGTTGCCGAGAAGTACGCCGAGATGACCGACGAGGACCCGAACATCGGCGTGATGCAGCAGTACGTCACCTCGCTCGCGTGGCAGGCCGTGTTGGAGCAGGCGTGCGAGGACGGCGACCTGACCCGCGACGGTCTACTGGCCGCCAAGGACAAGGTCGACCAGGTCGACTCCCAGGGCCTTGGTGGCGCACTGGACTTCACCGTTCCTGGTGCACCGTCCAGCCGCGAGACCTACATCCTGGCCGCTGACCCCGAGGCACCCGACGGCTTGTCGGTGGCTGCGGACCTGTTCTCCTCTGAGGACGCCCAGGCGTACGTCGCTCCGCACCAGAAGTAG
- a CDS encoding DUF4031 domain-containing protein: MGLYVDRPIWPWRDRMWAHLIADSTFDELHTAARALNIPEQAFDGDHYDIPEDRWEEVVAYGAVPVSSRDIVRLLRTAGLRAPKHLR; the protein is encoded by the coding sequence ATGGGGTTGTACGTCGATCGCCCGATCTGGCCGTGGCGAGACAGAATGTGGGCGCATTTGATCGCCGACAGCACCTTCGATGAGTTACACACCGCCGCCCGTGCGCTCAACATCCCGGAGCAGGCATTTGACGGGGACCACTACGACATCCCCGAGGATCGCTGGGAAGAGGTCGTGGCGTACGGTGCCGTGCCGGTCTCCTCCCGCGACATCGTTCGGCTGCTGCGGACCGCGGGGCTGCGGGCGCCCAAGCACCTGCGCTAG
- a CDS encoding HD domain-containing protein produces MESTRLLDLWTPYAGDDELARAEWSDLIERWSEPHRAYHNLEHLLLMLELLAAQNAHPHTMLAAWYHDAIYDPTSSTNEADSADLARESLTRLGKADATDRVANLVLLTAEHADPPDDEAALLLDADLAILGQSPAIYLRYVEAVRAEYSHVGDDDFRAGRSSVLRDLLEHERLFQHPAFRHLEDPARTNLTAELTVYDAAEPPGDD; encoded by the coding sequence ATGGAGTCGACACGCCTGCTGGACCTCTGGACACCGTACGCCGGTGATGATGAACTCGCGCGCGCAGAGTGGAGTGATCTGATCGAGCGCTGGAGCGAACCGCATCGCGCGTATCACAATCTGGAACATCTGTTGCTCATGCTCGAGTTACTGGCGGCGCAAAATGCGCACCCGCACACGATGCTGGCGGCGTGGTACCACGATGCGATCTACGACCCCACGTCGTCCACCAACGAAGCCGACAGCGCCGACCTCGCGCGCGAATCGCTCACCAGACTCGGCAAAGCGGACGCCACGGACCGGGTTGCCAACCTCGTTCTACTCACCGCGGAGCACGCGGACCCGCCCGACGACGAAGCTGCCCTGCTATTGGACGCCGACCTCGCGATTCTCGGCCAGTCGCCCGCGATCTACCTGCGGTACGTCGAAGCAGTACGCGCCGAGTATTCGCACGTCGGCGATGACGACTTCCGCGCAGGCCGCAGCAGCGTCCTGCGCGATCTACTCGAGCATGAGCGGCTGTTTCAACATCCAGCGTTTCGCCATCTGGAAGATCCGGCGCGCACGAACCTGACGGCCGAGCTCACGGTGTACGACGCGGCAGAGCCACCCGGCGACGACTAG
- the cysE gene encoding serine O-acetyltransferase — translation MTPVSDHEVWAQIQREAARDAHEEPVLRAHLTKLILRHDSLPAALAAVLGAKLAAAYVSAEQIAALTREAFADPELERALIADLQAVATRDPACRGYSSPLLHFKGFQALQAYRVAHSLLLSGRESLASYLQGRISEVFAVDIHPAARIGKGIMFDHATSVVIGATAVVDDDFSMLHEVTLGGTGKEDGDRHPKIGRGVMIGAGAKVLGNIKVGDGAKIGAGSVVLDPVPPHVTVAGIPAKPVSFPAHSFPALEMDQSFDGERDLVDSLARWESEAESESERA, via the coding sequence ATGACCCCCGTTTCCGACCATGAGGTGTGGGCGCAGATTCAGCGTGAAGCTGCTCGGGACGCCCACGAAGAGCCCGTTCTGCGCGCGCACCTGACCAAATTGATTCTGCGGCACGACTCGCTGCCCGCAGCGCTCGCGGCCGTGCTCGGCGCGAAACTCGCCGCCGCGTACGTATCGGCTGAACAGATCGCCGCGCTGACCCGCGAGGCGTTCGCTGATCCCGAACTCGAGCGTGCGCTCATCGCCGATCTTCAAGCGGTAGCCACTCGTGATCCGGCATGCCGCGGTTATAGTTCGCCGCTGCTGCACTTCAAGGGCTTTCAGGCGCTCCAGGCGTACCGCGTCGCGCATTCGCTGCTGCTGAGTGGACGTGAGTCACTTGCGTCCTACCTGCAGGGGCGCATTTCCGAAGTCTTCGCGGTCGACATCCACCCCGCGGCGCGGATCGGTAAGGGCATCATGTTCGACCACGCCACCAGCGTCGTCATCGGCGCGACGGCCGTCGTCGACGACGACTTCTCCATGTTGCACGAGGTCACCCTCGGTGGCACGGGCAAGGAGGACGGCGATCGCCACCCGAAGATCGGGCGGGGCGTGATGATCGGCGCCGGCGCCAAGGTGCTCGGCAACATCAAGGTCGGCGATGGTGCCAAGATCGGTGCGGGCAGTGTCGTACTGGATCCGGTTCCGCCGCACGTCACGGTTGCCGGTATCCCGGCCAAGCCGGTCAGCTTCCCGGCGCACTCGTTCCCGGCATTGGAGATGGACCAGTCCTTCGATGGCGAGCGTGACCTGGTTGACTCGCTGGCCCGGTGGGAGAGCGAAGCCGAATCCGAGTCCGAACGCGCTTGA